Part of the Nocardioides perillae genome is shown below.
CGTGGTCCTCGTGGCCGTGGGTCAGGACCAGCGCCTCGACCTTGTCGAGCCGGTCCCGGATCCAGGAGAAGTCGGGGAGGATCAGGTCGACGCCGGGCTGGGTCTCCTCGGGGAAGAGCACCCCGCAGTCGACGATGAGCAGCTTGCCGCGGTGCTCGAAGACGGTCATGTTGCGGCCGATCTCACCGAGGCCGCCGAGGCCCACGACGCGCAGGCCGTCACGGGGCAGGGAGGGCGGGGCGGACAGCTCGGGGTGGCGGGTGTTCACGCCCCGACCCTACCGAGGCGTGAGGGTAGGGTCGGACCCCGTCGCACCCCACCGCCTGGGAACGGAGCCGATGACCGAGCACGTGCAGATCGGCGAGGTCGCCGCCCGCACCGGGCTGAGCCTGCGCACGATCCGCTACTACGAGGAGGTCGGCCTCGTCGCGCCCTCGGCGCGCTCGGCGGGCGGGTTCCGCCTCTACGCCGAGGCCGACGTCGACCGGCTCGAGCTGGTCAAGCGGATGAAGCCCCTCGACTTCTCCCTCGAGGACATGCGCGAGCTGCTCGCGGTCGTCGACGCCCTCGACGCGACCCCGCGCCCGGCCCCGGGGGACGACGGCACGGAGCGCGCGGCGCTGCTCGCGCGGCTGGCGGCGCTCGAGGCGTCCGCCCAGGAGCGGGTCGCCTCGCTGCGGCGCAAGCTGGCCGTCGCCGAGGAGTTCGCCGGCGGGTTGTCGGAGCGGATCGCCGCCCAGCGCTCGCCCGCCTCCGGCCCGTGAGGCGGCGGTGAGGACCCGGCGTACGCGGGGCTCGGGGCCGGCGCTCGCCGTCGGGGCCGCAACCCTCACGCAGGGGTAGACTCGGCCGGCGATGACAGCCGACCCCCGCCCCCGCCGCACCTTCGCCGTGATCAGCCACCCCGACGCGGGCAAGTCGACGCTCACCGAGGCCCTGGCCCTGCACGCCGCGGTGATCCAGGAGGCCGGCGCGGTGCACGGCAAGGCCGGGCGCAAGGGCACCGTCTCGGACTGGATGGAGATGGAGCGGGCCCGCGGCATCTCGATCACCTCGGCCGCGCTGCAGTTCGAGCACCGCGGCACGGTCGTCAACCTCGTCGACACCCCGGGTCACGCCGACTTCTCGGAGGACACCTACCGTGTGCTCTCCGCGGTCGACTCCGCGGTGATGCTCGTCGACGCGGCGAAGGGGCTCGAGCCCCAGACGCTGAAGCTGTTCCGGGTCTGCGCGCAGCGCGGGCTGCCGGTGCTGACAGTGGTCAACAAGTGGGACCGTCCGGGGCTCGACCCCTTCGAGCTCCTCGACCAGGTCGAGCAGCAGATCGGGCTGAAGCCGACGCCGCTGACCTGGCCGGTCGGCGCGGCCGGCGACTTCCACGGCGTGCTCGACCGTCGCGACGGCCACTTCGTGCGCTTCACCCGCACCGCCGGCGGGGCCACCCGGGCGCCGGAGGAGCACCTGACCCCTGAACAGGCCGAGGCGGCGGTCGGTGACGACTGGGTGGAGGCGCTGGAGGGCCACGAGCTGCTGAGCGCCGACGACGCCGACCACGACCAGGCGTCCTACCTCGCCGGGCGCACGACGCCGGTGATCTTCGCCTCCGCGCTCCAGAACTTCGGGGTCGGGCAGCTGCTCGACCTCCTGCTCGACGTCGCCCCGGCGCCCGGGCCCACGCCGGCGGTCGACGGCGGGGTCCGCGAGCCCGGTGACGACTTCAGTGCCTTCGTCTTCAAGGTGCAGTCGGGCCTCGACGCCCAGCACCGCGACCGCCTCGCCTACGCCCGCGTCTGCTCGGGCCGCTTCGAGCGCGGCATGGTCGTGACGCACGCCGCGACCGGGCGACCCTTCGCCACGAAGTACGCCCAGACCGTCTTCGGGCGCGACCGCACCGTCGTCGAGACCGCCGAGCCCGGTGACGTGATCGGCCTCGTCAACGCTGCCGCGCTCAAGGTCGGCGACACGGTCTACGCCGGCAAGCCGGTGCGCTACCCGCCCATCACCAGCTTCGCCCCCGAGCACTTCGCGACGGCCACCGTCGCCGACACCGGGCGCTGGAAGTCCTTCCGCCGCGGCATCGAGCAGCTCGACGAGGAGGGTGTGGTGCAGGTGCTGCGCTCGGAGTGGCGCGGTGAGCAGGCGCCGGTCCTCGCGGCCGTCGGGCCGATGCAGTTCGAGGTGGTCGCCGCCCGGCTCGAGTCGGAGTTCCGGGCGCCGGTGCGCCTCGAGCGGCTCGGCTACGAGCTCGCCCGCACGGTGCGCCCCGACCAGGCCGAGGAGGTCGCGGGGCTGCGCGGCGTCGAGGTGCTCGCGCGCCGCGACGGCACCCTGCTCGCGCTCTTCCCCGACGAGTGGCGGCTGCGGTTCGTCCAGCGCGACCACCCCCACCTCGAGCTCACTGCCCTGCCCGCCGGCGGCGAGGTCTCCGAGCGGGCAGCCGCCGGCGCGCGGCGCTGAGGGCACGCGCCCGCGATTCACGCTCAACCCTCACGTCGCGTTAGGGTTCAGGTGCCGGCCGCCCGCGAGGCGGCCCCCCGACCTCGTACCTCCCGCCCGGCCCGGCGCGCGACGACGCGCGCTGCGGCAGCCGGGCACCCGGACTCCTGGAGCCTGCGCATGTCCTCTGCCGACCGCCCTGCCGATCGCCCTGCCGATCGCCCTGCCGACCGCCCAGCCGACCGCCCTGCCGACCGCCCTGCCGACCGCGACGTCGACGAGCTGGAGCTCGCCGGCCTGCCTCACCCCGCCGCCGCCGACCTGCCGTCCGGCGGCAGCCCCGCGCCCTCGCGCGACGACAGCGTGCGCACGGCGCTGCGCTCACCGGCGGTCCTGCGGCGCGAGGTCGTCGCCGGCCTGGTCGTCGCGCTGGCCCTGATCCCCGAGGCGATCTCGTTCTCGATCATCGCCGGGGTGGACCCGCGCCTGGGCCTCTTCGCCTCCTTCACGATGGCCGTCTCCATCGCGTTCCTCGGTGGGCGGCCTGCCATGATCTCGGCCGCCACCGGCGCGATCGCGCTGGTGATCGCCCCGGTCGCGCGGACCTATGGCGTGGACTACCTCGTCGCGACCGTCATCCTGGGCGGCGTCTTCCAGGTGCTGCTCGGCCTCGCAGGCGTGGCGAAGATGATGCGGTTCGTCCCGCGCTCGGTGATGGTCGGCTTCGTCAACGCGCTGGCGATCCTGATCTTCCTGGCCCAGGTGCCCTACATGACCGACGTGCCGGTCCTGGTCTACCCGATGATCGCCGCCGGCATCGCGGTCATGGTCTTCCTCCCCCGCATCACGACGGTCGTGCCGGCCCCGCTGGTCGCGATCGTGCTGCTGACGGGGGTCACCCTGGCCGCCGGGCTCGCCCTGCCCGACGTCGGTGACGAGGGCGATCTGCCCGAGACGCTCCCGTCGCTGCTCTTCCCCGACGTCCCGCTGACGCTCGAGACCTTCCAGATCGTCGCGCCGTACGCCGTGGCGCTGGCCCTCGTCGGGCTCCTGGAGTCGCTGCTGACCGCCAAGCTGGTCGACGACGTCACCGACACCCACTCCGACAAGACCCGCGAGGCGTGGGGCCAGGGCGGCGCCAACATCGTGACCGGCTTCTTCGGCGGCATGGGCGGCTGCGCGATGATCGGCCAGACGATGATCAACGTGAAGGCCTCGGGTGCCCGCACGCGGATCTCGACCTTCTCGGCCGGCGTGCTGCTGCTCGTGCTGGTCGTCGGCTTCGGCGACCTGGTCGCCCGCATCCCGATGGCCGCGCTGGTGGCGGTGATGATCATGGTCGCCGTCGGCACCTTCGACTGGCACAGCGTCGCGCCCGCCACCCTGCGGCGGATGCCGAAGTCCGAGACCACCGTCATGGCCTCGACCGTCGCGGTGACCGTCGGGACGCACAACCTCGCCATCGGCGTGGGCGTCGGCGTGCTGGTCGCCATGACCCTCTTCGCCCGCCGCGTCGCGCACCTCGCCGCCACGCACCGCGAGGTCGTGACGGACGCCGACGGTCGTCCCGTCGCGCGCTACACCGTCACCGGCGAGCTGTTCTTCGCCTCCAGCAACGACCTTTACACCCAGTTCGAGTACGCCGACGACCCCGACCGCGTGGTCGTCGACCTCTCCGCCTCGCACGTGTGGGACGCCTCCACCGTCGCCGCGCTCGACGCGATCGCCACGAAGTACGAGCGAAAGGGCAAGAGCGTCGAGATCGTGGGGTTGGACGAGCACAGCACCCACATG
Proteins encoded:
- a CDS encoding MerR family transcriptional regulator, which produces MTEHVQIGEVAARTGLSLRTIRYYEEVGLVAPSARSAGGFRLYAEADVDRLELVKRMKPLDFSLEDMRELLAVVDALDATPRPAPGDDGTERAALLARLAALEASAQERVASLRRKLAVAEEFAGGLSERIAAQRSPASGP
- a CDS encoding peptide chain release factor 3: MTADPRPRRTFAVISHPDAGKSTLTEALALHAAVIQEAGAVHGKAGRKGTVSDWMEMERARGISITSAALQFEHRGTVVNLVDTPGHADFSEDTYRVLSAVDSAVMLVDAAKGLEPQTLKLFRVCAQRGLPVLTVVNKWDRPGLDPFELLDQVEQQIGLKPTPLTWPVGAAGDFHGVLDRRDGHFVRFTRTAGGATRAPEEHLTPEQAEAAVGDDWVEALEGHELLSADDADHDQASYLAGRTTPVIFASALQNFGVGQLLDLLLDVAPAPGPTPAVDGGVREPGDDFSAFVFKVQSGLDAQHRDRLAYARVCSGRFERGMVVTHAATGRPFATKYAQTVFGRDRTVVETAEPGDVIGLVNAAALKVGDTVYAGKPVRYPPITSFAPEHFATATVADTGRWKSFRRGIEQLDEEGVVQVLRSEWRGEQAPVLAAVGPMQFEVVAARLESEFRAPVRLERLGYELARTVRPDQAEEVAGLRGVEVLARRDGTLLALFPDEWRLRFVQRDHPHLELTALPAGGEVSERAAAGARR
- a CDS encoding SulP family inorganic anion transporter — translated: MSSADRPADRPADRPADRPADRPADRPADRDVDELELAGLPHPAAADLPSGGSPAPSRDDSVRTALRSPAVLRREVVAGLVVALALIPEAISFSIIAGVDPRLGLFASFTMAVSIAFLGGRPAMISAATGAIALVIAPVARTYGVDYLVATVILGGVFQVLLGLAGVAKMMRFVPRSVMVGFVNALAILIFLAQVPYMTDVPVLVYPMIAAGIAVMVFLPRITTVVPAPLVAIVLLTGVTLAAGLALPDVGDEGDLPETLPSLLFPDVPLTLETFQIVAPYAVALALVGLLESLLTAKLVDDVTDTHSDKTREAWGQGGANIVTGFFGGMGGCAMIGQTMINVKASGARTRISTFSAGVLLLVLVVGFGDLVARIPMAALVAVMIMVAVGTFDWHSVAPATLRRMPKSETTVMASTVAVTVGTHNLAIGVGVGVLVAMTLFARRVAHLAATHREVVTDADGRPVARYTVTGELFFASSNDLYTQFEYADDPDRVVVDLSASHVWDASTVAALDAIATKYERKGKSVEIVGLDEHSTHMHDRLSGRLSAH